The Blastococcus sp. HT6-4 genome window below encodes:
- the aroC gene encoding chorismate synthase, with protein MLRWLTAGESHGQQLTAILEGLPAGVEVQTSDLDLQLARRRLGHGRGARMSFEQDVVTITGGVRHGRTQGGPIAVQVGNTEWPKWQTVMAADPVDADVLAGQARNAPLTRPRPGHADLAGMQKYGFDDARPVLERASARETAARVALGAIAQAFLRQTVGVSVVSHVVGIGPVVAPDGLVPGPDDNPRLDEDPVRCADPATSERMIAEIDDARKTGDTLGGVIEVVVHGLPPGLGTHVHWDRRLDARLAAALMGVQSVKAVEVGDGLETARRRGSVAHDEIVLSGSADGQPRVQRLTDRAGGIEGGMTNGEVLRVRAAMKPISTVPRALQTVDVATGEPAVAINQRSDACAVPRGSVVMEAMVALVLADVVLEKFGGDSVAETRRNARAYLDSLPYR; from the coding sequence ATGTTGCGCTGGCTGACCGCCGGTGAGTCGCACGGCCAGCAGCTCACCGCCATCCTCGAGGGCCTCCCCGCCGGGGTCGAGGTCCAGACCTCCGACCTCGACCTGCAGCTGGCCCGCCGCCGGCTCGGTCACGGCCGGGGCGCCCGCATGTCCTTCGAGCAGGACGTCGTCACGATCACCGGGGGAGTGCGGCACGGCCGCACCCAGGGCGGGCCGATCGCCGTCCAGGTGGGCAACACCGAGTGGCCCAAGTGGCAGACGGTCATGGCCGCCGACCCGGTGGACGCCGACGTGCTCGCCGGCCAGGCCCGCAACGCGCCGCTCACCCGGCCGCGCCCGGGGCACGCCGACCTCGCCGGCATGCAGAAGTACGGCTTCGACGACGCCCGCCCGGTGCTCGAGCGGGCGAGCGCGCGCGAGACGGCGGCCCGGGTGGCGCTCGGTGCGATCGCGCAGGCGTTCCTGCGGCAGACCGTGGGCGTCTCCGTGGTGAGCCACGTCGTCGGCATCGGCCCGGTCGTCGCTCCCGACGGCCTGGTGCCCGGCCCCGACGACAACCCGCGCCTGGACGAGGACCCGGTGCGCTGCGCCGACCCCGCCACGAGCGAGCGGATGATCGCCGAGATCGACGACGCCCGGAAGACCGGCGACACCCTGGGTGGCGTCATCGAGGTCGTCGTGCACGGGCTGCCCCCGGGCCTGGGCACCCACGTGCACTGGGACCGCCGGCTCGACGCCCGCCTGGCCGCCGCGCTGATGGGCGTCCAGTCGGTGAAGGCGGTCGAGGTGGGCGACGGGCTGGAGACCGCCCGCCGCCGCGGCTCGGTGGCCCACGACGAGATCGTGCTCTCCGGCTCGGCCGACGGGCAGCCGCGGGTGCAGCGGCTCACCGACCGCGCCGGCGGGATCGAGGGCGGCATGACCAACGGCGAGGTGCTGCGGGTCCGTGCCGCCATGAAGCCGATCAGCACGGTGCCGCGGGCGCTGCAGACCGTCGACGTCGCCACGGGTGAGCCGGCGGTCGCCATCAACCAGCGCAGCGACGCCTGCGCGGTGCCGCGCGGCAGCGTGGTGATGGAGGCGATGGTCGCCCTGGTGCTGGCCGACGTGGTGCTGGAGAAGTTCGGCGGCGACTCGGTGGCCGAGACCCGGCGCAACGCCCGGGCCTACCTCGACTCCCTGCCGTACCGGTGA
- a CDS encoding shikimate kinase: MTRPVMVIVGPPASGKTTVGTAVAAARGLPFRDTDRDVEDGTGTTVADLFVQHGEPHFRALEERAVARALAEHDGVLALGGGAVTSAASRELLVAYGKAGGTVVWLDVDVASAAKRVGLSRDRPLLAVNPRAMLRTMLEQRAPLYAAVATHPVTTAGRSPEEVVAEVLAVLTPEEEAR; this comes from the coding sequence GTGACGCGCCCGGTCATGGTCATCGTGGGTCCGCCCGCGTCCGGCAAGACCACGGTCGGCACCGCCGTCGCCGCCGCCCGCGGGCTGCCCTTCCGGGACACCGACCGCGACGTCGAGGACGGGACCGGGACGACGGTCGCCGACCTGTTCGTCCAGCACGGCGAGCCGCACTTCCGCGCGCTGGAGGAGCGGGCCGTGGCCCGGGCGCTGGCCGAGCACGACGGCGTCCTGGCGCTCGGCGGTGGTGCGGTGACCAGCGCCGCCAGCCGGGAGCTGCTGGTGGCCTACGGGAAGGCCGGCGGCACCGTGGTCTGGCTCGACGTCGACGTCGCCTCCGCCGCCAAGAGGGTGGGCCTGTCCCGCGACCGCCCGCTGCTGGCAGTGAACCCGCGCGCGATGCTGCGCACCATGCTCGAACAGCGCGCCCCCCTCTACGCGGCGGTCGCCACCCACCCGGTGACCACCGCGGGGCGCTCGCCGGAGGAGGTCGTCGCCGAGGTGCTCGCCGTCCTGACGCCCGAGGAGGAGGCCCGGTGA